The sequence TACAGGGTAAACGGTGTTTATGAAGATCACCGCGCCATGCTTGAACGTGAAGATCTGGATGCTGTTGTCATATCGTCGCCCCCATGGCTTCACGCGCGTCATGTTGAAGACAGCGCCGAAAAAGGTCTTCCTATCCTGTGCGAAAAACCG comes from Candidatus Zymogenus saltonus and encodes:
- a CDS encoding Gfo/Idh/MocA family oxidoreductase; amino-acid sequence: MGHGPAITADGRAYIAAISDPDQHNRDTFAKKYRVNGVYEDHRAMLEREDLDAVVISSPPWLHARHVEDSAEKGLPILCEKP